One genomic segment of Aquipluma nitroreducens includes these proteins:
- the istA gene encoding IS21 family transposase, producing MSKVRSIIRLYTEGVSKQSIGERTGLPRNSVKKYIRLFLASGKSPQEIQLMSDTELEQMFLDMVPRNHIENDLRYQSLEAFFPTMEKALKIRGNTKEKLWEQYFEQHPAGYRFSQFKHYYLLWKKVRNPVMHIEHKAGEKMYVDYAGEKLKVLDPETLDITEVEVFVAILGASQLTYVEASYTQQKEDFINSCENALHYFGGVPNAIVTDNLKSAVIKSNRYEPTLNEAFRDFVSYYSMAALPAAPYKPKHKALVEGAVKIIYRSIYSILKGNVYSCIELLNSAIREALEAHNNRPLTGRPFSRRQLFEDTERHFLHPLPEKRYELKRRYIASVMKNNYVCLAEDKHYYSVPYHFIGKKVTLLYSQSEVEIYHRYERIAVHKRNRHLFGHTTITDHLASQHRFMSDWNPDKFIERAAEVGPQTKEYIIQLLNARQHPEQTYRSCQGVLSFSVRAGKERLNNACLRALQYGDYSYQTIRVILEKGLDRNVDDQQHVDQSMPPHLNIRGKNYYR from the coding sequence ATGAGCAAGGTAAGAAGCATTATCAGGCTTTACACCGAGGGTGTAAGTAAACAGTCCATCGGGGAACGGACAGGTCTTCCCCGCAATAGTGTTAAGAAGTATATCAGGTTGTTCCTGGCTTCGGGCAAATCGCCCCAGGAGATTCAACTGATGAGTGACACTGAACTTGAGCAGATGTTTCTGGATATGGTTCCACGCAATCATATTGAGAATGATCTGCGTTATCAATCTCTGGAAGCATTTTTCCCCACCATGGAAAAAGCATTGAAGATCCGGGGAAACACCAAGGAGAAGCTTTGGGAGCAATATTTTGAACAGCATCCTGCAGGCTATCGGTTTTCACAGTTCAAGCATTATTATCTTCTCTGGAAGAAGGTTCGTAATCCGGTTATGCACATTGAGCATAAGGCCGGGGAGAAGATGTATGTTGATTATGCAGGCGAAAAACTCAAGGTTTTAGATCCGGAAACATTAGACATCACAGAGGTAGAGGTTTTTGTCGCCATACTGGGTGCAAGCCAGTTGACCTACGTAGAGGCCAGTTATACCCAACAGAAGGAAGACTTCATCAACTCCTGCGAAAATGCATTACATTACTTCGGAGGTGTTCCTAATGCCATCGTTACGGATAACTTAAAATCGGCGGTAATCAAGAGTAATCGTTATGAGCCAACACTTAATGAGGCTTTTCGTGACTTCGTAAGCTATTATTCGATGGCGGCTTTACCGGCAGCTCCGTATAAACCCAAACACAAAGCGTTGGTAGAAGGTGCCGTCAAAATCATTTACCGTTCGATTTACAGCATTTTAAAGGGTAATGTATATTCTTGCATTGAACTGCTAAATAGCGCGATCAGGGAGGCACTGGAAGCTCATAATAACAGGCCGCTTACAGGAAGGCCATTCAGCAGGCGACAGTTATTCGAAGATACTGAACGACACTTTTTGCACCCTTTACCTGAAAAGAGATATGAGTTGAAGCGACGCTATATCGCTTCTGTGATGAAGAACAATTACGTCTGCCTTGCCGAGGATAAGCATTATTACAGTGTTCCTTACCATTTTATCGGCAAGAAGGTAACCTTGCTTTACAGCCAATCTGAGGTTGAAATTTATCACCGCTACGAGCGAATTGCAGTGCACAAAAGGAACAGGCACCTTTTTGGACACACAACAATAACAGATCATCTGGCCTCGCAGCACCGCTTCATGAGCGACTGGAACCCCGATAAATTTATCGAACGAGCCGCAGAGGTAGGCCCTCAAACAAAAGAATATATTATCCAGTTGCTAAATGCCCGGCAGCATCCGGAGCAGACCTATCGATCCTGCCAGGGAGTTTTAAGTTTTTCGGTACGTGCCGGAAAAGAGCGGCTTAACAATGCTTGTCTGCGTGCACTTCAATATGGCGATTACAGCTATCAGACCATCCGGGTAATCCTTGAAAAAGGACTTGACCGAAACGTTGATGATCAGCAGCATGTTGATCAGTCAATGCCCCCTCACCTGAACATACGTGGTAAAAACTATTACCGGTAA
- a CDS encoding T9SS type B sorting domain-containing protein: MHKSDLNSFAKIENLNRNDTISTFFSDDFENNSISGWKQTADWEVSAAEKISGTVSLKHSTLAASGNSAIFHTANSDLNSSDIEWSFTLKNGNWDPSSANRFWFYLCADTIQTDLISGWAVGINLSGSSDLLELWRIRNGKADSLIVQSDLDWNASTLATITAKRAVRGVWTLNYHKSGEAKSKTFTGNDPFATAFKNIGIYFNFTPTRAGQLWIDDISVVQLATELFIQKLTLIDSKTLTLTFNKPINPSSIRSQNFKLTDETGENIPINQAMATKGSDKSIDVSFGKTSGIELSLSVSGISDLSWKIMNPDTKTFSYAFTPEVGSILINEVLFNPFSGGTDFVELVNVSEQAIPVSRLRLSTRDDALALKQIYPISAEKRYLKPGEFLVCTKDPTIVASQYITNNPVSFCAMKSFPSYSDDFGTVVLLNDSLEILDEFSYSAKMHSPFLANEEGVSLERISLEKPTNEPTNWASAASSVGFATPGLPNSQAGSETKIQDEITPEPKAFSPNDDGYNDELTIKFKLSKPGYIANVRIFDSVGRQVRFLIKNQSLAQEGNWLWDGRDESGQKLTIGVYIILVEVFDQGGQTKAFKKTCTLTDRLE, translated from the coding sequence ATGCATAAATCAGACCTTAATTCTTTTGCAAAAATAGAAAACCTAAACAGAAACGACACCATCTCAACCTTTTTCAGCGACGATTTCGAAAACAACTCTATTTCAGGATGGAAACAAACGGCAGACTGGGAGGTTTCGGCTGCTGAAAAAATTTCAGGAACAGTATCGCTAAAGCACTCGACCCTTGCAGCAAGCGGCAATTCTGCGATCTTTCATACAGCCAATTCCGATTTGAATTCTTCGGATATTGAGTGGTCGTTCACACTTAAAAACGGCAATTGGGATCCCTCATCAGCCAACCGATTCTGGTTTTATTTATGTGCCGATACCATTCAGACAGATTTAATTAGCGGTTGGGCTGTGGGCATAAATCTCTCCGGAAGTAGCGATTTACTTGAACTTTGGCGAATCCGGAATGGCAAAGCCGACAGTCTGATCGTTCAATCTGACCTCGACTGGAATGCCTCAACATTGGCGACAATCACAGCCAAACGAGCAGTTCGGGGAGTTTGGACTCTGAATTACCATAAATCCGGTGAGGCGAAAAGCAAAACCTTTACCGGAAATGATCCGTTTGCTACGGCATTCAAAAACATCGGCATTTATTTCAACTTCACCCCTACCCGCGCCGGACAGTTGTGGATTGACGATATTTCGGTCGTACAACTTGCCACCGAGCTTTTCATTCAGAAACTAACACTAATTGATTCAAAAACATTAACCCTGACTTTTAATAAACCAATTAATCCGTCGTCAATTCGTTCCCAAAATTTCAAATTGACTGACGAAACCGGCGAAAATATTCCAATCAATCAGGCAATGGCAACCAAAGGCTCCGACAAATCGATCGATGTAAGTTTTGGAAAAACTAGCGGAATTGAACTCAGCTTGTCTGTTTCCGGAATTTCAGATCTCTCCTGGAAAATAATGAATCCCGATACCAAAACGTTTTCCTATGCTTTCACTCCTGAAGTTGGTTCAATCCTGATCAACGAAGTGTTGTTCAATCCATTTTCTGGAGGAACAGATTTCGTCGAGTTGGTCAATGTTTCAGAACAAGCAATTCCGGTTTCCCGACTCAGACTCTCAACTCGCGATGATGCGTTGGCGCTGAAACAAATCTATCCGATCAGCGCAGAAAAGCGCTACCTGAAGCCTGGAGAATTCCTGGTCTGCACCAAAGATCCGACAATTGTTGCCTCACAATACATCACCAATAATCCGGTAAGTTTCTGTGCGATGAAGTCCTTCCCAAGTTATTCGGACGATTTTGGAACAGTGGTTTTGCTGAACGATTCGCTCGAAATTCTGGATGAATTCAGCTATTCAGCCAAAATGCACTCGCCATTTTTAGCCAACGAAGAAGGCGTTTCGCTCGAAAGGATTTCGCTTGAGAAACCAACCAACGAACCCACGAATTGGGCATCGGCTGCATCGTCAGTTGGGTTTGCAACTCCCGGACTGCCTAATTCGCAAGCCGGAAGCGAAACTAAAATTCAGGATGAAATTACGCCCGAACCAAAAGCTTTTTCGCCCAACGACGATGGTTACAACGATGAACTGACGATCAAATTCAAACTAAGCAAACCCGGTTATATCGCCAATGTGCGAATTTTTGATTCTGTTGGCCGACAGGTTCGATTCCTGATAAAAAACCAGTCGCTGGCACAAGAAGGAAACTGGCTTTGGGATGGACGCGACGAATCAGGACAAAAGCTGACAATAGGAGTTTACATTATTCTGGTTGAAGTTTTTGATCAGGGCGGGCAAACCA
- a CDS encoding helix-turn-helix transcriptional regulator, which produces MKVRNDNILDIPGVAEYTTLSKSTIYKMINLNTIPYHKIGTRTLFFVEEIDNWVKNDGLIVTKLPELRIFKIK; this is translated from the coding sequence ATGAAAGTTAGGAATGACAATATTCTGGACATCCCAGGTGTAGCAGAATATACAACTTTGTCGAAATCGACAATTTACAAAATGATTAATCTGAACACAATCCCTTATCATAAAATTGGGACAAGAACCCTGTTCTTCGTTGAAGAAATTGACAATTGGGTGAAGAATGACGGATTAATCGTTACAAAGCTACCTGAGTTACGAATCTTTAAAATTAAGTGA
- a CDS encoding cytidine/deoxycytidylate deaminase family protein produces the protein MSQAMDLSYIYRLRNNFTIIGLTGRTSSGCSQIANQLVKGFDNGMNFEDPYEIGLNENKSGFKHNTFRKYRIIYDYAKCNFSGYSLIRYKDILTIFLLQSSFDEFIKFLNSSELKDKFQDSNLNIELEFSIEISKLEELRNSFNEFSILYKEIDVPRLKENNNWGKLFKFYYESGFISFSKKIHDILKENSLLKRNKVLQIISNNLRRSGNAFNFSDISADNIFTIVEFINDLVKSHRKQYENGRTQIVIDSLRNPFEIMFFKQRFSAFYVIAVNRDDQNREYNLRGKFTNDIWAETLKLIKEEYKGGEDCEFYKQNVSECIQQADIHITFLERSDAKKKNDIASKELEKNLFKTDNTSPYFSWQMQLLKYVSLISHPGLVSPSPEERCMQLAYTAKHNSGCISRHVGAAITDEFFSIKAIGWNNTPEGQVPCSLRNAEDLINLTTDLDAFTKYEKKREEELGKKGEFHAEFLEKFKTPIKDYKPNLKGRTVCFCFKDIKIHIPKAKIRFIHVLCMQRKVLFYKSQSMEELELKMGNYLRPQVLVSCVQKRHIN, from the coding sequence ATGAGTCAGGCGATGGATTTATCTTATATTTATCGATTAAGAAACAATTTTACGATTATTGGCCTAACAGGTAGAACAAGTTCAGGGTGTTCGCAAATAGCTAATCAATTAGTTAAAGGTTTTGATAATGGGATGAATTTTGAAGATCCTTACGAAATAGGGTTAAACGAAAATAAATCCGGATTTAAGCACAACACATTTAGAAAATATCGTATCATATATGACTATGCAAAGTGCAATTTTAGCGGATATTCGTTAATACGATATAAGGATATTCTTACAATTTTTTTACTCCAATCTTCTTTTGACGAATTTATCAAGTTTTTAAATTCATCTGAACTAAAAGACAAATTTCAAGATAGTAATTTGAATATTGAACTTGAATTTAGCATTGAAATTTCAAAGCTAGAAGAGCTAAGAAATAGTTTCAATGAATTTTCTATTTTATACAAAGAGATTGATGTTCCCAGATTGAAAGAGAATAATAATTGGGGAAAACTATTTAAATTCTATTATGAATCTGGTTTTATTTCTTTTAGCAAAAAAATACATGATATTCTTAAAGAAAATTCACTTCTAAAGCGAAATAAAGTATTACAAATAATTTCCAATAATCTAAGAAGATCAGGAAACGCTTTTAATTTCTCGGATATCTCTGCGGATAATATTTTCACAATTGTTGAATTCATTAACGATCTAGTTAAAAGTCATAGGAAACAGTATGAGAATGGAAGAACTCAAATTGTTATTGATTCATTAAGGAATCCATTTGAAATAATGTTTTTTAAACAACGTTTTTCAGCATTCTATGTCATTGCCGTAAATAGAGATGATCAAAATCGGGAATATAATCTTAGAGGAAAATTTACGAATGACATATGGGCAGAAACATTGAAACTGATAAAAGAGGAATATAAAGGAGGAGAAGACTGTGAGTTTTACAAACAAAATGTTTCTGAATGTATTCAACAAGCAGACATTCATATAACCTTCCTCGAAAGATCTGATGCTAAGAAGAAAAATGACATAGCCAGCAAAGAATTAGAAAAAAACCTGTTTAAAACTGATAATACTTCACCATATTTCAGTTGGCAGATGCAACTTTTAAAGTATGTTTCTTTAATTAGCCATCCAGGATTAGTGTCACCATCACCAGAAGAAAGATGTATGCAACTTGCATATACTGCAAAACATAATTCGGGCTGTATTTCGAGGCATGTTGGTGCTGCTATCACTGATGAATTTTTCTCAATCAAAGCAATTGGATGGAATAATACACCCGAGGGACAAGTACCATGTAGTTTGAGAAATGCTGAAGATTTAATTAATTTGACAACAGACCTAGACGCATTTACCAAATATGAAAAAAAACGGGAAGAAGAGCTTGGTAAAAAAGGAGAGTTTCATGCTGAATTCCTCGAGAAATTTAAAACCCCCATTAAAGATTACAAACCAAATTTAAAAGGAAGAACCGTCTGTTTTTGCTTTAAGGATATAAAAATTCATATTCCGAAGGCAAAAATCAGGTTCATACACGTTCTTTGCATGCAGAGGAAAGTGCTTTTTTACAAATCACAAAGTATGGAGGAACTGGAATTAAAAATGGGAAACTATTTACGACCGCAAGTCCTTGTGAGTTGTGTGCAAAAAAGGCATATCAACTAG
- the hflX gene encoding GTPase HflX yields MIENSPLIETAVLVGLITKDQDESQAKEYLEELEFLADTAGAVVKKHFLQRLDIPNHATFVGTGKLEEIGEYIKANEIGAVIFDDDLSPTQLRNIEKALECKVLDRTFLILDIFARRAQTAHAKTQVELAQYQYMLPRLTRLWTHLERQRGGIGMRGPGESQIETDRRIILDKIALLKEQMIKIDKQKSTQRKNRGRMVRVALVGYTNVGKSTMMNLLCKSEVFAENKLFATLDTTVRKMVVGNLPFLLADTVGFIRKLPHGLVESFKSTLDEVRESDILMHIVDISHQGFEEQIEVVNRTLKEINAGDKPTIYVFNKIDAFTYVEKHQDDLTARTKQNVSLEEWESSWMAKNNTPSLFVSAKTKENIDGLKKTLYEEVKKIHITRFPYNDFLYDENWTVKIEE; encoded by the coding sequence ATGATTGAAAACTCACCACTTATAGAAACAGCAGTCCTGGTTGGCTTGATTACCAAAGATCAGGACGAAAGTCAGGCAAAGGAATATTTGGAGGAACTCGAATTTTTGGCCGACACTGCTGGTGCGGTGGTAAAAAAACATTTCCTGCAACGCCTGGATATCCCAAATCATGCCACATTTGTCGGAACCGGTAAACTGGAAGAAATTGGCGAATACATTAAAGCCAACGAAATCGGTGCAGTCATTTTTGACGATGATCTCAGTCCAACCCAACTTCGGAACATTGAGAAAGCACTCGAATGCAAAGTCCTGGATCGGACGTTTCTGATCCTGGATATTTTTGCCCGGCGGGCACAGACCGCTCACGCCAAAACGCAGGTTGAACTCGCTCAATATCAATACATGCTGCCTAGATTGACTCGCTTATGGACTCACTTGGAGCGTCAGCGCGGAGGTATCGGGATGCGCGGACCTGGTGAATCGCAAATTGAAACCGACCGCCGTATTATTCTCGATAAAATTGCTTTGCTGAAAGAGCAGATGATCAAGATCGACAAGCAAAAGTCGACGCAACGCAAAAACCGTGGACGAATGGTGCGAGTGGCTTTGGTTGGATACACCAATGTGGGCAAATCGACCATGATGAACCTGTTGTGCAAATCGGAGGTTTTTGCTGAAAATAAACTCTTTGCGACACTGGATACTACCGTTCGCAAAATGGTTGTTGGAAACCTGCCATTCCTGCTGGCTGATACTGTAGGATTTATCCGGAAATTGCCTCATGGCTTGGTAGAATCGTTCAAATCGACGTTGGATGAAGTACGCGAATCGGATATTCTGATGCACATTGTGGATATTTCGCATCAGGGGTTCGAAGAACAGATTGAAGTGGTAAATCGCACCCTGAAAGAGATTAATGCAGGCGACAAACCTACCATTTACGTATTCAACAAAATTGATGCATTTACTTACGTTGAAAAACATCAGGACGATTTAACTGCACGAACAAAGCAGAATGTTTCGCTGGAAGAATGGGAAAGCAGTTGGATGGCCAAAAACAACACGCCCTCATTGTTTGTTTCGGCCAAAACAAAGGAAAACATTGACGGGTTGAAAAAGACTTTATATGAAGAAGTAAAGAAAATACACATCACGCGTTTCCCATACAACGACTTTCTCTACGATGAGAATTGGACAGTAAAGATTGAAGAATAA
- the istB gene encoding IS21-like element helper ATPase IstB: protein MRQMKFFGMVRAFRTSIENGSMIQMTGDEMVSMLIDAEWDDRNNRRIERQMRNAKFRYKANIEQLHFDIDRNLDKNQFMRMAECTFIGRKENLLITGSTGIGKSFIASAIGNQACTLGFKVLYANTTKLFTRLKMAKADGSYIREVAKIERQDLLILDDFGLQPLDASNRSVLMEIVEDRHGNRSTIITSQLPVAQWYEVIGEQTIADAILDRIVHDAHRMELVGESIRRRQRNKIVETVESE from the coding sequence ATGAGACAGATGAAGTTCTTCGGTATGGTTCGTGCCTTTAGAACAAGCATCGAGAATGGCAGCATGATTCAAATGACAGGCGATGAAATGGTATCGATGCTTATTGATGCCGAATGGGATGATCGTAACAATCGCCGCATAGAGAGGCAAATGCGCAATGCAAAGTTCCGTTATAAAGCCAACATTGAGCAGTTGCACTTTGATATAGATCGCAACCTGGACAAAAATCAGTTCATGCGTATGGCTGAGTGTACTTTTATCGGAAGAAAAGAGAATCTTCTGATCACCGGGAGTACCGGAATAGGCAAGAGCTTCATTGCTTCTGCTATCGGAAATCAAGCCTGTACCCTTGGGTTCAAAGTACTTTATGCCAACACTACAAAGCTGTTTACAAGATTAAAAATGGCCAAAGCAGATGGTTCGTACATCAGAGAAGTTGCAAAGATAGAAAGACAGGATCTTTTGATTCTGGACGATTTTGGCTTGCAGCCGCTTGATGCATCAAACAGGTCGGTACTTATGGAAATCGTGGAAGATCGTCACGGAAACCGTTCAACCATTATAACCTCTCAGTTGCCAGTGGCACAATGGTATGAGGTTATCGGAGAACAAACAATAGCGGATGCAATACTTGACCGCATTGTTCATGATGCTCATCGAATGGAACTTGTAGGAGAATCAATACGAAGAAGACAACGAAACAAAATCGTAGAAACTGTTGAATCAGAATAA
- a CDS encoding patatin-like phospholipase family protein produces the protein MKNSCIVLEGGGLRGAFTSGVLEYFLEEELNFDRVIGVSAGACIGASYLSKQKGRNRKVNVEYPSDKRYMGFRHLITTGSYFNMKFVFGELPTTLVPFDEKAFFKNPAEFDVITTSLESGESVVFAKREIANIGIDRVLIASSSIPLLSQAVNINGQLFFDGGVADSIPVKYALSKHEKVVVVLTRPRGYRKKELRNSLPFKFAFRKHPEFLATLLKRNSEYNKTLDFCDQMEKEGKLFIITPSPEFSIGRTEQDLEKRVNFYNHGYSLIQKEFSNLNQFLNSNAVLNDSVR, from the coding sequence ATGAAAAATTCTTGTATTGTGCTTGAAGGCGGTGGTCTTCGTGGAGCATTCACTAGTGGGGTATTGGAATACTTTCTTGAAGAGGAACTAAATTTCGACAGGGTTATTGGTGTTTCGGCTGGCGCTTGCATTGGCGCATCCTATTTGTCGAAACAAAAAGGCAGAAATCGAAAAGTAAATGTTGAATATCCTTCTGATAAGCGTTACATGGGATTTCGCCATCTCATTACAACCGGATCGTATTTCAACATGAAGTTTGTTTTTGGCGAACTGCCAACCACGCTTGTTCCTTTTGATGAAAAAGCATTTTTTAAAAACCCGGCAGAATTTGACGTGATAACTACCTCGTTAGAATCAGGAGAAAGCGTAGTTTTTGCCAAACGAGAGATCGCAAATATCGGCATTGACAGGGTGCTTATTGCATCATCAAGTATCCCACTTCTTTCTCAAGCGGTAAATATAAATGGCCAGCTCTTTTTCGACGGAGGGGTAGCTGATTCGATTCCAGTGAAATACGCATTGAGCAAACACGAAAAAGTTGTAGTCGTACTAACGCGTCCCAGAGGTTACCGAAAAAAGGAATTGAGAAACTCACTTCCGTTTAAATTTGCTTTCAGGAAACATCCTGAATTTTTGGCAACTTTACTTAAACGAAATAGCGAATACAATAAAACTCTTGATTTCTGCGACCAAATGGAAAAAGAAGGCAAATTATTTATTATCACACCATCTCCTGAATTCTCTATCGGACGCACCGAACAAGACCTTGAAAAACGAGTAAATTTTTACAATCATGGCTACTCACTTATTCAGAAAGAATTTTCAAATCTCAATCAGTTTTTAAATTCGAATGCAGTACTGAATGATTCCGTAAGATAA
- a CDS encoding aspartate-semialdehyde dehydrogenase, translating to MKVAVVGASGAVGQEFLKVLAERNFPLDELVLFGSGRSAGNEYEFRGKKLVVKELKHNDDFKDIDIALTSAGASISKEFADTITKYGAIMIDNSSAFRYDSDVPLVVPEVNPEDALVRPRNIIANPNCSTIQMVVALKPINDLSKIVRVHVATYQAASGAGAQGIAELETQIQQVAKGEEPTINKFPYQLAMNIIPQIDVFLENDYTKEEMKMNWETKKIMHTDAEVSATCIRIPVARAHSEAVWVETENALDIEVVKAEMEKLEGLTVLDNPSQKVYPMPLFVSGKDDVYVGRIRKDVSNPKSLTFWCVGDQIKKGAALNAVQIAEWLIKKGEVK from the coding sequence ATGAAAGTTGCAGTAGTTGGCGCAAGTGGTGCGGTAGGCCAGGAATTCCTGAAAGTTTTGGCTGAACGAAATTTTCCGCTCGATGAACTGGTTTTGTTTGGATCTGGCCGCTCGGCTGGAAACGAGTACGAATTCAGAGGCAAAAAACTGGTTGTTAAGGAATTGAAGCACAACGATGATTTTAAGGACATTGACATTGCTTTGACATCGGCTGGTGCATCGATTTCGAAAGAATTTGCTGATACCATTACCAAATATGGTGCTATCATGATTGATAATTCGAGCGCTTTTCGCTACGATAGCGATGTTCCATTGGTGGTTCCGGAAGTGAATCCTGAAGATGCGCTGGTTCGTCCACGTAACATTATCGCTAACCCGAACTGCTCAACCATTCAAATGGTTGTGGCCCTGAAGCCGATCAACGATCTGTCGAAAATTGTGCGAGTTCATGTGGCTACTTATCAGGCTGCCAGTGGTGCTGGTGCGCAGGGGATTGCGGAATTGGAAACTCAGATTCAGCAAGTTGCCAAAGGTGAAGAACCTACTATTAACAAGTTTCCTTATCAGTTGGCGATGAATATCATTCCCCAGATTGATGTATTCCTCGAAAATGATTACACCAAAGAGGAAATGAAAATGAACTGGGAAACCAAAAAAATTATGCACACCGATGCTGAAGTGAGTGCAACTTGTATCCGGATTCCGGTTGCCCGTGCGCATTCTGAAGCTGTTTGGGTGGAAACCGAAAATGCATTGGACATCGAGGTGGTAAAAGCTGAAATGGAAAAACTGGAAGGTTTGACTGTTCTGGATAATCCATCTCAAAAAGTTTACCCAATGCCGTTGTTTGTTTCAGGAAAAGACGATGTTTATGTTGGTCGTATCCGCAAAGATGTTTCAAATCCTAAAAGTTTGACTTTCTGGTGTGTTGGCGACCAGATTAAAAAAGGCGCTGCGTTGAATGCTGTTCAGATAGCTGAATGGTTGATCAAAAAAGGCGAAGTGAAATAA
- a CDS encoding tyrosine-type recombinase/integrase, whose protein sequence is MATFKVVPDKRYKRKDNTNRYCLRTMVEGKVTYLPLDFQLTPQEHKIIFNKKSMGKESIDVREQINDLETKAKRIYSSMKRFDLDRFKQLFYNLGGEYINVADDPMVPKTLAVKDLFKYYLDNSQIKRATKVHMAVTQRMLNYFQPGLFVDEIDAKFLKRFEQYHTDQGKGMSTVSSYMRDTRTVINYFSKVKPIIPKDYQYPFGRVGYSIKSVRKKKNVMSEMEISSLIEMDHFPNPKQQYALNIWLTLYYGCGINPVDLLRLKWENVESNHIHLIRKKTETTRKSNLQELVLPLTDELKEYLNMVGDPTSPFVLGKLKEDYTETSLMNLKNRFGWEINRQLNKISKSLNLSVPLRLCTARDCYASTLKRQGVPREFIGDMLGHNDPRTTSHYLDSLSIEETFNVNNKLVKKKKKEVDVGLEVVI, encoded by the coding sequence ATGGCAACGTTTAAAGTGGTACCAGACAAGAGGTACAAGAGAAAGGATAATACTAACAGATATTGTCTTAGAACTATGGTGGAAGGTAAAGTAACTTACCTTCCCCTTGATTTTCAATTAACTCCCCAAGAACATAAGATCATCTTCAATAAGAAATCGATGGGAAAAGAAAGCATTGATGTTAGGGAACAGATAAACGACCTTGAAACCAAGGCAAAACGTATTTATAGCTCAATGAAACGGTTTGATCTTGACCGATTCAAGCAGTTGTTTTATAACCTTGGAGGTGAATATATCAACGTTGCTGATGATCCAATGGTTCCAAAGACATTGGCTGTTAAAGATTTGTTTAAGTACTACTTGGACAATAGCCAAATCAAACGTGCAACTAAGGTTCACATGGCTGTTACACAGAGGATGCTTAATTATTTTCAACCCGGATTATTTGTGGATGAGATTGATGCAAAATTTCTTAAACGATTTGAGCAGTACCATACAGATCAGGGCAAAGGGATGTCAACCGTGTCTTCCTACATGCGTGATACAAGGACTGTGATCAACTATTTCAGCAAAGTAAAACCAATCATTCCAAAGGATTATCAGTATCCATTTGGACGAGTAGGATACTCAATCAAGTCAGTTCGGAAGAAGAAAAATGTAATGAGTGAGATGGAAATTTCTTCGTTGATTGAAATGGATCATTTCCCAAATCCCAAACAACAGTATGCCTTGAATATATGGCTCACTTTGTATTATGGTTGCGGTATAAATCCAGTTGATTTGCTAAGGTTAAAATGGGAAAATGTGGAATCCAATCATATTCATTTGATCCGCAAAAAGACTGAGACAACGCGAAAATCAAATCTTCAGGAATTGGTTTTACCATTAACAGATGAATTGAAAGAATACCTGAATATGGTTGGTGACCCAACTAGTCCGTTTGTTTTAGGGAAGCTAAAAGAAGATTATACCGAAACCTCCCTTATGAATCTAAAAAATAGATTTGGATGGGAGATTAACAGGCAACTGAATAAGATCAGCAAGAGCTTGAACCTATCAGTACCTTTAAGATTGTGTACGGCCAGAGATTGTTACGCCAGCACTTTAAAACGTCAGGGTGTACCTCGTGAATTCATCGGTGATATGCTCGGTCACAATGACCCAAGAACTACTTCACATTATCTCGATTCATTGTCAATAGAAGAAACTTTTAATGTTAACAATAAGTTGGTGAAAAAGAAGAAGAAAGAAGTTGATGTAGGATTGGAAGTCGTTATCTGA